Genomic segment of Rattus norvegicus strain BN/NHsdMcwi chromosome 7, GRCr8, whole genome shotgun sequence:
CCTGGCATCCAAGAATTACCAAGAGCTCCTAGGCTAGGGGTGTAACTTTGATCCTCAGTTTCCTCTCAGTACTGGGATTGGTTTTGACTTTGGATTTTCTCATCCTGTCAATATTTATTAAAGATTTCCAAACAGcagtgtattatatatatttgattaTAAAGATAAGAGAAGAAACTGTGAAACTATATAAGTTAGTACAATATAACACATAAAGAAACTATCAGAGAAGATACttaataatttcaaaattataattctttttttcttagtagaattttttatttttaaagtgctttTAATTTCATTTGCTTACAGAAAATATTAGTTTGTGTACTACACCTTTGAATGCTTGCTTTACTTGCTGGTTCCTCAGGGTATAAATGAAGGGGTTTAACATGGGGACAACAGAAGTATTGAGAATTGCCACACCTTTGGTCAATGAGGCTTTTTCTTTTGCAGAAGGATTGGCATACATGAATATGCAGCTTCCATAAGAGAGGGAGATGACAATCATGTGAGAGGAACAGGTGGAGAAAGCCTTTTTTCTCTGGCTAGTAGATGGAATTCTTAAAATAGTCCTGATAATGTACATGTAAGATAAAATCACCAATGCCAAAGTGAACAGCAGAGCAACCAGAGCAATGTAGAAACCAATCACTTCTAGTACCAATGTATCTGAGCAAGACAGTTGCAAGAGGGGGAAAAAGTCACATGCAAAATGATCAATGACATTAGAAGCACAGTAATCCTGCTGTAGCAAAAGCATAAGGGGTGGGAAAACAGTCAGAAAACCACCCAGCCAGGCACACAGCACAAACAAGGTGCAGAGTTTCCTGTTCATGATGGTTGTGTAGTGAAGGGGCTTGCAGATGgcaacatagcggtcataggacaTGGCAGTTAGAATGTAAAATTCACACACCCCCatgaagataaagaaaaagagctGGGCAGCACAGTTGTTATAGGAAATTGTCTTATTCCGGGTGACAATAGACCCCAGAAATCTAGGGATACATACGCTTGTAAATGAGACTTCCAAGAAAGCAAAATTCCGGAGGAAAAAATACATTGGTGTTTGTAGATTGGAGTCTATGAAGGTCAAAACGATGATAGTCAGGTTTCCCGTGACACTTAATATATATGTGattaataaaaagaggaaaatcaCAATCTGAAGGTCAGGGTCATCAGAAAGGCCTAAGAGGATAAATTCTGCAATCTCCGTGTGATTCATGTCCTCTTCTCCCCCTTCTGATGCTGCTTCCTCTTCTATTAcctattttaaagatatttagggtataaaaatatttaaatgatttgAAAGATACGGCACATGATTGGTATAATTctaatacagttttaaaatattttctgtaattcATAACAACCAGATTTGAACTATTACTGTCACATACttttagtatatatttataagtGCAGCTTATTTAATGGCCTCTTAAGTATAACATGTTgggaaatttttgttttgtaagtTATAGAATTAGAAGATGGAATATAAAGTCAGTAATTTTACTTCATGTCTCATTAGGACAAATCATTGTTAACATTGAAACatgaattttcattttaagttAATATATACATTACAGTAGACTTCATTCTAAACGCATAAATGTTTCTCTAGTGCTGTTGAAATGTACTGACAGCTCCTTATTTTTATACATGAGAATTCAGCCTATAATTCTTCTTAGCAAATAGagtatttaaaagttttatctacatttcagaaattaaatttattttaatagcaATATTGTGGAATAACTGTTAAGAAcaagagaaaaaataatatatatatactactAAGATAGAATTTTTAATTatctatcttatttttaaaaaacaaaatatatacttTATCTGTTGACTTATGATTCAGCCAACAAATTTAGCATTTGGTTATGTCTAGAAAGTTAGAAAAGCATTTAGTGTACtaagaaaattttccatttcacagTAAAGAGGCAGATactatttgctttcatttttctctataGCAAAAATGGGAGAATTTGTTACTTGCCTTAGGTCTTAGCAGCTCTGTCTCTTGAATTGTCCTATAGTATCTTTTCCATTTGATCATACTTTTGCTTATTTTGAAGCTTCATGGTAGATAATCTATTTTCCGGCTTTCTTGATTCACATAAGATCACTCATTGTATAGGTCCATTCATCCACAAGGATACCCAGATGTACATAGAAAACTATTCCCATTCATTTTCACCAATTAATTAGTTCTCAGCTATTGAAACACAACACTAGAATATATGATATTCTTTAGATATTTGtctcttaaaaagtaaaaattgttGCATATTTGTTTTATGAGGGTAGAATTTTGCTCTGAGAAACAGAGTATAAGGTATGGCTGCTCTGCTGGACATTTG
This window contains:
- the Or6c3 gene encoding olfactory receptor Olr984, which produces MNHTEIAEFILLGLSDDPDLQIVIFLFLLITYILSVTGNLTIIVLTFIDSNLQTPMYFFLRNFAFLEVSFTSVCIPRFLGSIVTRNKTISYNNCAAQLFFFIFMGVCEFYILTAMSYDRYVAICKPLHYTTIMNRKLCTLFVLCAWLGGFLTVFPPLMLLLQQDYCASNVIDHFACDFFPLLQLSCSDTLVLEVIGFYIALVALLFTLALVILSYMYIIRTILRIPSTSQRKKAFSTCSSHMIVISLSYGSCIFMYANPSAKEKASLTKGVAILNTSVVPMLNPFIYTLRNQQVKQAFKGVVHKLIFSVSK